The following are encoded together in the Acidobacteriota bacterium genome:
- the thrC gene encoding threonine synthase has translation MKYLSTKGRAEPVSLREAVLKGMPDDGGLFFPEHIPRVSTEFLREMDALSFQEISLEVARLFFSEDISEEELEGFIRNSITFDAPLKRVKENVYSLELFFGPTLAFKDFGARFMAEMVSYFAKKEGKKLTVLVATSGDTGSAVANAFYQKEGIEVFILYPSGKISKNQELQITTYDKNITALEIKGTFDDCQRLVKTAFLDRELNDRLNLTSANSINIARLIPQSFYYFYGFSQLKGRKERVIISVPSGNFGNLTAGIIAKKMGLPIHKFVASTNINDTVPLYLKTGRFEPKESKRTISSAMDVGDPSNFARILYIYGNDLNRIREDIVGWSFDDEETKDTIGEVYQRYDYLLDPHGAVAFLGLSKAMEEINGASGIFLETAHPAKFFDIIEPIIKRKVELPSGLREVLSKRKRSIILSRSFSEFKGFLLETTNR, from the coding sequence TTGAAATACCTGAGCACAAAGGGGAGGGCTGAGCCGGTTAGTCTAAGGGAGGCGGTTTTAAAGGGGATGCCGGATGACGGAGGGCTCTTTTTCCCCGAGCATATACCCCGAGTAAGTACCGAATTCTTGAGGGAGATGGATGCTCTCTCATTTCAAGAGATATCCCTTGAGGTGGCGAGGCTTTTCTTCAGCGAAGATATATCCGAGGAGGAATTGGAGGGATTTATCCGGAACTCGATAACCTTTGATGCTCCCCTGAAGAGGGTGAAGGAAAATGTTTATAGCCTTGAACTCTTCTTTGGACCAACCCTCGCCTTCAAGGACTTCGGGGCTCGGTTTATGGCAGAGATGGTATCTTATTTTGCTAAAAAGGAGGGGAAGAAGTTAACCGTTCTCGTGGCGACCTCAGGGGATACCGGCAGTGCAGTGGCGAACGCCTTTTACCAAAAGGAGGGGATAGAGGTCTTCATACTCTATCCAAGTGGGAAGATCAGCAAGAACCAGGAACTGCAGATTACAACCTATGATAAGAACATTACCGCGCTTGAGATAAAAGGGACCTTTGACGATTGCCAGAGGCTGGTTAAGACGGCATTCCTTGATAGGGAGCTGAACGATAGACTTAATCTCACCTCCGCCAATTCCATAAACATCGCCCGATTAATCCCCCAGTCGTTCTACTATTTTTATGGATTTTCCCAGCTTAAAGGGAGAAAGGAGAGGGTTATCATCAGCGTCCCCAGTGGCAATTTTGGAAATCTCACTGCCGGCATAATAGCGAAGAAGATGGGCCTTCCCATTCATAAATTTGTTGCCTCGACCAATATAAATGACACCGTCCCTCTATATCTTAAGACCGGTAGGTTCGAGCCCAAAGAGTCCAAAAGGACCATTTCCTCGGCGATGGATGTGGGAGATCCGAGCAATTTCGCCAGGATCCTTTATATCTATGGCAATGATCTCAATAGAATAAGAGAGGATATTGTTGGCTGGAGCTTTGATGATGAGGAGACGAAGGACACAATTGGTGAGGTTTACCAGAGATATGATTACCTTCTCGACCCTCACGGGGCGGTGGCTTTTTTAGGGCTTTCAAAAGCTATGGAAGAAATAAACGGGGCTAGCGGTATTTTTTTAGAGACTGCCCATCCAGCCAAGTTCTTCGACATTATCGAACCGATAATCAAAAGGAAGGTGGAGCTTCCCTCCGGGCTTAGGGAGGTATTGAGTAAAAGGAAGAGATCGATTATCCTCTCCCGCTCCTTTTCCGAATTTAAGGGTTTTCTCTTGGAAACCACAAATAGATAG
- a CDS encoding homoserine kinase, with product MKGLKEVKVFAPATVANLVCAFDILGVALETPGDEVVLRLRKEPGIKISKITGDGGRLPLDPERNVATIAMASMMSSLKVKEGVEVELIKKMPISSGLGSSAASSVAGVFALNVLLGEPLSKEELLPFALEGEKFASKEAHADNVAPSLFGGVILVRSISPLEIVRISYPESIYFGIVHPKMEIETKKARQILPQKVPLKKAVIQWGNIAGLIAGLMKKDLKLISASLSDVIIEPVRSKLIPNFERAKEVALKEGALAFGISGSGPSVFALCSSREEASFVAKKVSEDFEKAGLSSDIYISGVNEEGPKIVYRRG from the coding sequence ATGAAGGGACTGAAGGAAGTTAAAGTTTTTGCTCCGGCAACGGTGGCGAATCTCGTATGTGCCTTTGACATACTTGGGGTTGCCCTCGAGACCCCTGGGGATGAGGTCGTTTTGAGGTTGAGAAAAGAGCCGGGGATAAAGATAAGCAAGATAACCGGTGATGGAGGAAGGCTTCCCCTCGATCCGGAAAGGAATGTGGCTACCATAGCGATGGCTTCGATGATGAGCTCCTTGAAGGTGAAGGAGGGCGTGGAGGTGGAGCTTATAAAGAAGATGCCCATTTCAAGCGGACTCGGTTCCAGTGCAGCGAGCTCCGTCGCCGGGGTTTTTGCCTTGAATGTCCTTTTGGGTGAGCCCCTTTCAAAGGAGGAGCTTCTGCCCTTTGCGTTGGAGGGAGAGAAGTTTGCCAGCAAGGAGGCACATGCGGATAATGTAGCCCCCTCTCTTTTCGGAGGGGTAATCCTTGTAAGGAGTATATCTCCCCTTGAGATTGTGAGGATATCCTATCCTGAGTCCATTTATTTTGGTATCGTTCATCCAAAAATGGAAATAGAGACGAAGAAAGCCCGGCAGATACTTCCCCAGAAGGTTCCGTTGAAAAAAGCGGTGATCCAATGGGGAAACATTGCCGGATTGATAGCCGGGCTTATGAAAAAGGACCTCAAGCTGATCTCAGCTTCCCTTTCCGATGTGATCATAGAGCCGGTCCGCTCCAAGCTGATCCCCAATTTCGAGAGGGCGAAGGAGGTCGCCTTGAAAGAGGGCGCCCTTGCTTTTGGGATCTCAGGTTCAGGTCCTTCGGTTTTTGCCCTTTGTTCCTCGAGGGAAGAAGCGAGCTTTGTGGCGAAGAAGGTGAGCGAGGACTTTGAGAAAGCGGGGCTATCCAGCGACATCTACATCTCCGGGGTTAATGAAGAAGGACCCAAGATAGTTTACAGGAGGGGTTGA
- the dnaX gene encoding DNA polymerase III subunit gamma/tau produces the protein MSYLVLARRLRPQNFDEIVGQEVIVRSLKNAILSGRIPHALLFSGIRGVGKTTTARVFAKALNCVEGPTVTPCGKCPSCKEIALGNSIDVYEIDGASNRGIDEIRELRENVKYSPARDRFKIYIIDEVHMLTPEAFNALLKTLEEPPSHVVFILATTNYHKVPPTIISRCQHYEFQRIPHRLIVSQLKKIASGEKVKISEAGLNTIATAASGSLRDAQSILEQLISFAGESVSDEDITAVLGIVPAEALLSISEAILREDASLLIKTVDDLLNRGYDVQELISELISLFRHLMVAKLVKEAKELIPLPDKELRRIEIQSKEFSLEDILRILNQLANAEQLTRWSTQPRYLLEAVLIRSLRLRKLVPLEEVLSSLSSGGVSSAESPSGRGEKGPSLKMEEEAPPYEEKEGDIEKEADEESPEVADERVKTLLSRLRRERLPLFSMLVNNGVELGVEGDDLVVNYPKGKEPVIDILKTEEKLAYLSELARASGLREIRFSLVQREEEGSSSPGKKFISPKQKVLEDERVRGVLELFEGELIDVREHKEKGRKEEAE, from the coding sequence ATGTCCTATTTGGTACTTGCTCGTAGGCTTAGACCCCAGAATTTCGATGAGATCGTGGGCCAGGAGGTGATCGTCCGTTCCCTAAAGAACGCCATCCTCTCGGGGCGGATCCCTCACGCCCTGCTTTTTTCCGGGATAAGGGGAGTGGGGAAGACCACCACCGCCAGAGTGTTTGCCAAGGCGCTCAACTGTGTAGAGGGACCAACGGTAACCCCTTGCGGTAAGTGCCCTTCCTGTAAGGAGATAGCCCTCGGCAATTCGATCGATGTGTACGAGATAGATGGCGCCTCCAACCGGGGCATAGACGAGATAAGGGAGTTGAGGGAGAATGTCAAGTACTCCCCGGCACGCGATCGGTTCAAGATCTACATAATAGACGAGGTTCATATGTTGACCCCGGAGGCGTTCAACGCCCTCCTGAAGACGCTTGAGGAGCCACCCTCCCATGTTGTTTTTATCTTAGCCACTACCAACTATCATAAGGTGCCCCCGACGATCATCTCCCGCTGTCAGCATTACGAGTTCCAACGGATACCTCATCGTCTCATTGTCTCTCAGCTTAAGAAGATCGCGTCTGGGGAGAAGGTGAAGATCTCGGAGGCGGGGTTGAACACCATCGCCACCGCTGCCTCGGGCAGTCTTCGGGATGCCCAGAGCATTCTGGAACAGCTCATCTCCTTTGCCGGAGAGAGTGTCTCCGATGAGGATATAACCGCGGTCCTCGGCATCGTTCCTGCTGAGGCGCTTCTTTCCATATCCGAGGCGATCCTGCGGGAGGACGCCTCCCTTCTCATCAAAACGGTCGATGATCTTCTGAACAGGGGATACGATGTTCAGGAGCTTATCTCCGAGCTTATCTCCCTTTTCCGTCATCTGATGGTGGCGAAACTGGTCAAGGAGGCTAAAGAGCTCATCCCCCTACCAGACAAGGAATTAAGGCGGATCGAGATTCAAAGCAAGGAGTTTTCCCTTGAGGATATCCTTCGGATATTGAACCAATTGGCAAATGCGGAACAACTTACCCGCTGGAGCACTCAGCCCCGCTACCTCCTCGAGGCGGTTCTCATTCGTTCTCTCAGGTTGAGAAAACTCGTTCCCTTGGAGGAGGTTCTCTCGAGCCTTTCTTCTGGCGGAGTTTCCTCAGCCGAGTCCCCCTCTGGCAGAGGGGAAAAGGGACCCTCTCTCAAGATGGAGGAGGAAGCTCCCCCCTATGAGGAGAAGGAAGGGGACATCGAGAAGGAGGCAGATGAGGAGTCCCCTGAGGTGGCTGACGAACGGGTGAAGACCCTCCTTTCAAGGCTCAGGAGAGAAAGGCTCCCCCTTTTCTCTATGTTGGTGAATAACGGGGTGGAGCTTGGGGTAGAGGGAGACGATCTGGTGGTGAACTACCCCAAGGGGAAGGAGCCGGTTATCGATATCCTGAAAACGGAGGAAAAACTCGCCTACCTTTCTGAGCTCGCCAGGGCATCGGGGCTTCGTGAGATAAGGTTCTCCCTTGTTCAGAGGGAAGAGGAGGGTTCCTCTTCCCCGGGGAAGAAATTCATCTCCCCCAAGCAAAAAGTCCTCGAGGATGAACGGGTAAGAGGGGTTTTGGAGCTATTCGAGGGGGAGTTGATCGATGTGAGAGAGCATAAGGAGAAGGGGAGGAAGGAGGAAGCCGAATAG
- the recR gene encoding recombination protein RecR gives MFQFPEAFRRLILELSRLPGIGERTAERLAFHLLKTAPGEAERLARSIIEVKKKVFFCSVCNSITERDPCSICSDPARDRSKVCVVEQPGDIIVIEKTGKYNGLYHVLMGVLSPLGGVGPEELRIKGLLSRLKEGEIKEVIIATSPNAEGEATAFYLAKILKPLDLLITRIGIGIPAGAELSYADEVTMARAIEGRREI, from the coding sequence ATGTTTCAGTTCCCGGAAGCCTTCAGAAGATTGATCCTTGAGCTTTCCCGTCTTCCCGGTATTGGGGAGCGGACTGCGGAGCGGTTGGCTTTCCATCTATTGAAGACGGCGCCAGGAGAGGCGGAACGACTGGCTCGTTCCATCATCGAGGTTAAAAAGAAGGTCTTCTTCTGCTCCGTCTGCAATAGTATCACCGAGCGCGATCCCTGCAGTATCTGTTCCGATCCAGCAAGGGATAGGAGCAAGGTCTGCGTGGTGGAGCAACCGGGAGATATCATCGTGATCGAAAAGACGGGGAAATATAATGGGCTCTACCATGTGCTGATGGGGGTACTTTCCCCTCTGGGCGGGGTGGGACCGGAGGAGCTCAGGATCAAGGGGCTTCTTTCCCGATTGAAGGAGGGGGAGATAAAGGAGGTCATAATCGCCACCAGTCCCAATGCAGAAGGAGAGGCTACCGCTTTCTACCTGGCTAAGATATTAAAACCCTTAGACTTGCTTATTACCCGGATCGGAATAGGTATCCCTGCCGGCGCTGAGCTCTCCTATGCTGATGAGGTGACGATGGCGCGCGCTATTGAAGGAAGAAGGGAGATTTAG
- the ychF gene encoding redox-regulated ATPase YchF has protein sequence MKIGIIGFPKVGKTTLFNILTGAHLETSKFGGGKAEARIGISKVPDHRLDRLAEIFSPKKLTPAEIEYVDIGGLPGTELGRSELLSAIRPADALLHVVRAFTDPELPHRGGEINPAKDITDLEDELILADLLVAEKRLERVEKDIKKIKSDELTKEYELLNKVKEALDKNTPLRELSFSSEEERMLRGFQFLSAKPILQVINLGEEELGEKEFVEKYGLKGYEGKKKMGLSHIYGKIELEIAELPPDEATEFRKSYGIDSACRERIIRDSYRLLGLITFFTYKSGEVRAFSIKENTRAVKAAGAVHSDMERGFIRAEVISFFDLDKLGSIEEGRKKGLLRLEGKDYIVADGDVITFRFNI, from the coding sequence ATGAAGATAGGGATAATCGGCTTTCCCAAGGTAGGAAAGACCACCCTGTTCAACATCCTCACCGGTGCTCATCTCGAGACCTCAAAGTTCGGCGGAGGAAAGGCGGAAGCGAGGATCGGTATCTCCAAGGTGCCTGATCATAGGCTCGACCGGCTCGCCGAGATATTCTCTCCCAAAAAGCTGACACCAGCGGAGATAGAGTATGTGGATATCGGAGGCCTCCCCGGAACCGAGCTCGGAAGAAGTGAACTCCTCTCCGCCATCCGCCCAGCCGATGCCCTCCTCCATGTGGTGCGCGCCTTTACCGACCCTGAGCTTCCCCATCGGGGAGGAGAGATAAACCCTGCCAAAGATATAACCGACCTCGAGGATGAGCTCATCTTAGCCGATCTCCTTGTGGCGGAAAAGAGATTGGAACGGGTGGAAAAGGACATCAAGAAGATAAAAAGCGATGAATTGACAAAAGAATACGAGCTCCTCAACAAGGTAAAGGAGGCACTGGATAAGAACACCCCCTTAAGGGAGCTTTCCTTCTCCTCCGAGGAGGAGAGGATGCTCCGGGGGTTCCAGTTCCTCTCAGCAAAGCCGATCCTCCAGGTAATCAACCTCGGCGAGGAGGAGCTCGGGGAGAAGGAGTTCGTAGAAAAATACGGGCTAAAGGGCTACGAGGGGAAAAAGAAGATGGGGCTTTCCCACATCTACGGAAAGATAGAGCTCGAGATAGCGGAGCTTCCACCGGACGAAGCAACCGAATTCAGAAAAAGCTACGGCATCGATTCCGCCTGCCGGGAGCGGATAATCCGGGATTCCTACCGCCTGCTCGGGCTCATCACCTTCTTCACCTATAAGAGCGGAGAGGTCCGCGCTTTCAGCATCAAGGAGAACACAAGGGCGGTAAAGGCAGCAGGTGCAGTTCACTCCGATATGGAACGAGGATTTATAAGGGCAGAGGTCATCTCCTTTTTCGACCTCGATAAATTGGGCTCGATCGAGGAAGGAAGAAAAAAGGGACTCCTCCGCCTCGAGGGAAAAGACTATATAGTGGCAGATGGGGATGTGATCACCTTCCGCTTCAACATCTAA